A section of the Primulina eburnea isolate SZY01 chromosome 1, ASM2296580v1, whole genome shotgun sequence genome encodes:
- the LOC140839709 gene encoding uncharacterized protein yields MLTVPSVRTASAPSIPLCHAFPSSSFSLSITLQQWPYLDFPVFPIKHSRFHFLKPYSALKQIKKRQQTHPKTPDNASKILNFNPKGENDGDTSTGGGAALKGTILAGLLLVGVVGGFGAVGYIYKDQINAFLTQFSSIIDGYGPAGYALFVAVYSGLEILAIPAIPLTLSAGLLFGSFTGTIIVSISGTIAASVAFLIARYFARERILKLVEGNPKFLAIDKAIGENSFRVVTLLRLSPLLPFSLGNYLYGLTSVQFVPYVLGSWLGMLPGTWAYVSAGAFGRAVIQEESGVGLGSGGDGQLLTLGLGLLATAIAATYVTRLAKDAIKDIE; encoded by the exons ATGCTCACCGTTCCTTCAGTTAGAACCGCATCAGCACCATCGATACCACTGTGCCACGCCTTCCCTTCTTCCTCCTTTTCCCTGTCTATCACTCTCCAACAATGGCCGTACTTAGACTTCCCAGTGTTCCCAATCAAACACAGTCGATTTCATTTCTTGAAGCCATACAGCGCCCTCAAACAGATCAAGAAACGGCAGCAGACCCACCCAAAGACTCCAGATAATGCAAGTAAAATCTTGAATTTCAACCCAAAAGGAGAAAATGATGGTGACACCTCCACCGGAGGAGGGGCTGCTCTTAAAGGCACAATATTGGCTGGACTCCTGCTTGTGGGAGTGGTTGGTGGATTTGGGGCTGTGGGATACATTTACAAGGATCAGATCAATGCTTTCTTGACCCAGTTTTCTAGCATCATTGATG GTTATGGGCCAGCTGGATACGCTCTTTTTGTTGCAGTTTATTCAGGATTAGAA ATACTTGCAATACCAGCCATCCCCTTGACTTTGTCGGCTGGTCTTCTGTTTGGTTCGTTTACTGGGACTATTATCGTTTCAATCAGTGGCACG ATTGCAGCAAGTGTTGCGTTTCTAATTGCCAGATATTTTGCTCGTGAGCGCATTCTTAAGCTAGTTGAAGGAAACCCAAAATTCCTTGCCATAGACAAAGCTATTGGGGAAAATAGTTTCAGGGTTGTTACTCTGCTTCGATTGAGCCCGTTGCTTCCCTTTTCTCTTGGAAATTATCTATACGGACTTACATCTGTTCAATTTGTACCCTATGTGCTTGGAAG TTGGTTAGGTATGCTTCCTGGAACATGGGCATATGTGAGTGCTGGTGCATTTGGCAGAGCAGTTATT CAAGAAGAATCTGGAGTAGGGTTAGGCAGTGGAGGGGATGGTCAGCTATTGACACTTGGATTAGGGCTGTTAGCAACAGCAATCGCTGCTACCTACGTTA